The genomic DNA TTATGGATAAAATTACTTGAGAAGATGCATTAAATAATATTCAAAATAAAAAAAATAAAAATAAAGTCTTTTTTATTTTTTTTACATTGCCTAATTTTTCTAATGTTGAAGTGATGAAAAAAGTAATAATACAACTTTCTAATGATTTTATAGATAATAAAAATGTAATTTTTTATGAAATAGATGCTAATGAAGCTAAACTTTATTTAACTTTAGAATCTAGATTCAAAGTATTTCAAATACCTTGCTATACAGTTATTAAAAACGATTTTATTTTTTATAATGGATATAATTTTTACCCAAAGGAAATATTGAAAGATTGAATATTAGAACTATTAGATTAGGAAAAACTTAAAATGAAAGAAAAAATAATAGAAAAAATAAAAGAAGTTCCATCATCTCCTGGTATTTATTTATGAAAAGATAAAGACGGAAATGTTATTTATGTAGGGAAAGCTAAAAATTTAAAATCTAGAATGAGTCAATATTTTGAAGGTTCAATTAATAGTTATAAAACTCATAAATTAGTTTCTATTATTTCTGACTTTGATATTTTTTTATGCAAAACAAATAAAGAGGCTTTGCTCTTAGAAAAAAAATATATTGAAAAATATAACCCTGAGTATAATATACTACTTTTGGATGATAAAAAATACCCTTATTTAAAAGTTGAATTAAAAAATACAAGTCTTTCAATATCTTTGAATAGAAAAATATCAAAGGAAAGTAAGTCAAGTAATATTTTTTATTATGGACCTTTTCCCGCAGGATATGGAGGAGGAATTATTTTAAAATTATTACAGAGAGAAGCCTTTTTTGAAAATGGTTTTCCTATAAAAAATAATGATCACACTTTTTGATTAAATAAATTTAATGAAATAAAGAATATTTTAAGTTTTAAAGATTCAAATTATTTAAATACACTTAAAGAGAAAATGACTAAGGCTGCTGAAAATTTACAATTTGAAATAGCTTTAGATATTAAAAACTCTCTTACTTATTTAAAAAAGTTAAAAGAAGATCAAATTATAGAATTATCGAATAATAGTAATATTGATGTTTTTGTTCATAAAATAGTTCAAGACAAAATTTTTATTACTATTTTGTTTTATCGTTTTGGAATTTTAATAAATAAAGAAAATTTAACAATACCATTACACATAAATGAAGAAGAAGCATTAAGATACTTTTTTGAATGATATTATTCAAATAAAATTAAACCTGATTATTTTGTTGTAAATGAAATTTTACAAACTGTAAAAATACAATTAGACGATAATTATAATTTTGTATTTCCCAAAATCGGAGTTAACAAAAAAATTTTAGATTTAGCCTATTTAAATTTAGACAATTATATAAATAGAGAATTTTTAAATTATCAAAAAGATTTAGAAATTGATAAAAAAAATATTGACTATTTATCAGAAATAACAACAAAAAAACCGTTAAAAAATATTGTTTTATTTGATAATTCAAATTTAAATAATTCTAATCCAGTTGGGGTTGCTATAACATATACTAACGGAATTAAAAATAAATCATTATACAAAAAATTTAATTTAGAAATAAACAACTCTCGTCAATCCGATGTTGAATATATGAGACAAAGTAGTATGAGATTTTTTTCAAAAGATAATTTAAAAATTAATTATGATTTAGTTATAGTAGACGGTGGCCTAGCTCAAATAAATGAAGTTGAGAAAGTTTTAAATGACTATAAAATAGATATTCCTGTTATTGGTTTTGTTAAAAATGATAAGCATAAAACAAAAAACATTATAGGAATAAATAAAGAAATTATTGATATAAAAAATAAGGATTTTTATAATTATGTTTCAGAAATGCAAATAGAAGTAGATAGATTTGCAAAAAGTCATTTAAGAAAAAGACATAAAATAACTTCTTTAGATGGTAACCTTTTAAAAATAAAAGGTTTAGGAAAAAAATATGAAGAAAAATTGTTGTATCATTTTAAAAATTATGCAAATATTTATGATGCTTCAATAGAAGAATTATCAAAGATAGTTCCAAAAAAATTAGCTATTGAAATTAAAAATCAAGTGAAAAATAATTAAAAAATAAGCTTTTGGCTTATTGCTAAATTGTAATTTACATCTTTACATGGTAACCAATATAATTTGGTTACCATTTTTATATATTATTTTCAAATATTACTATCGGGTAATCAAAAATACAAGCAGTGGTTCACCACACCTATTTTTAGTGGTTGAAAAAGTACAGCAACGCAGTTTATTATTATTTATTTTTGCTACTTTTTTTAAAAAAGTAGAAATAAAAAAAGAAAAACTTAAGACATTTTCCTTTCTATTTTTTAGTTTTCCAGAATTTATTTCTTGAACCGTTACTTTCTCGTTTTTTATTTTGTCAACTGTAAAGTTTTTCGTTTAATGGTATATTTAGACCAGGCTCTTTTATTTCACAAAGTGCATACATTTCAGAAGCACTTAAGTAACCATGTATTTTTCTTGGAATATTGTTTATTTCTCGTTGAACTTTTAAAATTTCATTATTAGAAATTAAATTAAAATCAGTTTTTTTCTTAAAAAAACGTCTAACATATCCATTAAAATTTTCGTTTGTTCCTCTTTGCTGAGAAGCATAAGGATCTGCCTTATAAATAAAAATTTTTAACTTATATCCAATTATAAAAAGTGAATTAAATTCAAATCCATTATCAGATGTTATTGACTTAACATTTAAATTGTATATTTTTATTAGTTCAAATAATATTAAAGCAATATACCAAGGGTTTTTACTGTCAACTTTTACCAAAATACCATATCTGCTGTATCTTTCGACAAATGATAGAATGTGTGAATGCCCTGCTTTTTGTTTTCCTACAATTAAATCTATTTCCCAATGGCCAAAAGTACTTCTTTCGTTTATTTCTTTTGGTCTTGTTCAAAACGGTCTGACTCATCTAGCACCAACTAATCTTTTATAAGCAGGTCCACCATCCCTTTTTCCGCCTTTTGTGTATTGTTTCCTCAAAATATTTTTTCGCTTTATTACTCATAAATTTGAATTTATCCAGTTATAAACTGTTTTAATGCTTGGTATCTTAAAATTAAAATTATTTTTAATATATAAATGTGTTAGTTCAACGCTAAAAGTTTTTTTGTTATATTTGTTTTTAAACTCTTTAGAGTAGTGTTTATATGAATTCATTTTATTTATAAATTTAAAATGATTTTTTCATTTTTCTCTATTTCTATGCTTTACTTCTGCATATTCAGAGTTATAACCTCAATAATCAGAATTTATTTTTATTTCATTTGAAATAGATTGTCTTGAAATATTTAAAATTTTTGCTATTTCTGAAATAGTTTTTCTTTCAACATTTAAACTAATATCTATAATGCTTCTTATTTTATAATTAATTTTAATATAATTCATTTGCTGTGATCTCAAGTTTTTCTTGGGATTTTTTTATATAAAAAAACACCCTTTTTTAATTTTTGCATAAAAAAGGGTGTCAAGATGTAAATTACAATGTGGCAATAAGCTTTTGGCTTATTTTTTAATATCTTTCCCTCACTCTATCATGATTTTTTTTATTTTTAACATAATATCATTTTATTATTTCTTCTTCAGAATAACCGAGTAATTTAGCTATGCCTAATGTCATAGCTAATATTTCACCTATAACATATTTATTAATGTTGTTAATCATACTACTTATTGTTTGAAATAATAAGCAAATTTGATAATTAACATTATCAGAAAGAATTAATGGTTCAATGTTAGGATCTACATCATATTTATAGGCGAATGAACCCATGAAATGTAAAATGTCTGCAAATTCTTCTAATATTTTGTCATGATCAATATTTTTTTTAGCTTTTCAATACTTAAAGCTTTGTACTTCATTAGCAAATTCTGCGGTTTCAACTAAACTTGCTAGAATTTGCATTATTTGAAAATCTCTCGGTTTAATGTTAGAATTAGAAGCGTCAATATCATTTCTGCTTGAAATTTTTTCATCTAATTCTTTTTGCATATTAAAAATATCTCTAAAATTCATATTTTAATTATAGCATTAAAAAATAGTGATTTTTGATCACTATTTATTTTTTTATTAAGCTTGTACTTTTGTATTGTTTTTTTCTTTTTTACTAAAACCATATCTAAAATATAAAATAATCATAATTGTATATATAGCCATACCAATTGATTGTAATACAATAGCAGATATTCAAGTTGGAGCTCCAACAGGTATGCTTGTTGCTAAGTAAACCATAATTGTTGCGTTTAAGAATAATCCTATTCAAAGCATTAAGAAACTTAATCCTTGAACACTTTTTGCTTTTATTGTTTTGTATATTTGTACTGAAAAAGGCAACGCTGTACATAAACCTGCGATAATTGTTAATATTGTTAAAACAACATTATCTGGTGCTAATTGAATTGATTTTGTGTATCCTGCATAAGTAACTATTGTAAAGACAATAACAAAAGTTGTTGCAATTCAAATTAATATTCCAAAAAATACTTTAAATCAAAGCTTTAAGTTTTTATCAAATATAAAAAAGCCTGATATTGTTATTGCCATTAAGAAAACAAAGGCTAAGTTTGCTATTATAGTAATAATTAAATCTGTTGGTTTTTCTGGGTCTAATAAATTTAATGTACCTGTTGAATTAAATAATAAGAAATCAACAACAAAAAGAAATCCACCTAAAAAGTATATTAGAAATGTTGCATAAGAAATACCACCAACTTTTTTAGTTTTTCAAGTTGTTATTATTTGTGGAATTGAAATAGATATCATTATAATACTTGAAATAATTCCAAAAATTAAACTAACTATGTGCATTTTTCTCCTTTCATTTTTTAAAATATAAAATTATAAATACTAATTAATTTTACCTAAAATAAGAATTTTTAAAACTTTTTATTTTTAATTTTTTAAATAAAAACTTATTATTAAAATAATATTCAAATCAAATATTAAATTTATATAAAACTTATATATGTTAAAATTATTAATATATAAATATTAAAAATTAAAATTTAAACTAAATATTAATTAAGGAGTATTGCATGAATGCATCAATTAAAGAAATATTAGAAAAAGAATTACAATTTTCAAATAAAAAAGTTTTAATAAGAGGTTGAGTAACTTCAAATAGAGGTAATAAAAAAATTAGATTTATTTCCATTAATGACGGTTCAACAATTGAATCTTTACAAATAACTTTAAAAGGTGAAAAATTTGATTTTGAAATTTTAGACCAAACACGTTTAGGTGCAGCTGTAGAAGTTGAAGGAGAAATAATTTTAACTCCCGAAGCAAAACAAAAATTAGAATTACTTGCTACAAGTTTTAAAGTTTTAAAAAATGTTGATTTGGATTATCCTATCCAAAGGCAAGAAATAAATACAGAAACTCTTAGAGAGATTCCTCATTTAAGACATAGAACTAATTTATTTAGAGCTATTATGCTAATTAGAAGTACTTTAGCCTTGGAAATTCATAATTATTTTTCAAAAAAAGGTTTTCTTTATTTCAATGCTCCGATAATAACAAGTAATGATGGTGAAGGAGCTGGTGAAACTTTTTTTGTAAATGATGGTAATAAAGAAAAACCATTTTTTGGAACTAATAAAGCAACATTGGGAGTTACTGGTCAATTACATGCTGAAAGTTATGCCATAGGATTTAATAAAGTTTATACCTTTGCTCCTACTTTTAGAGCTGAACATTCAAATACAAAAAAACACGCAGCAGAATTTTGAATGGTAGAGCCTGAAGTCGCTTTTTATGAGTTAAAAGATGTTATCACTCTAGCTGATGATTTATTAAAAAACGTTATAAAAAATACAATTCAAAAACACGAAGCTGAATTTAAGTTTTTAACAGAAAATATTGATAAAAATTTATTGAACAAATTAGAAAATTTTGTGAATAAAAAATTAACAATAATGGATTACCAAGAAGCGTTAGTGGAATTAGAAAAAGTAAAAAATATTTTTGAAAATAAAGATATAAAATTTGGTTTAGATTTTGGAACTGAGCACGAACGTTATTTAGCTGAAAAAGTTGTTAACGGACCAGTTGCTATAACAAACTTCCCTAAAGAATTTAAAGCGTTTTATATGCATCAAAATGAAGATAATAAAACAGTTGCAGCATTTGATTTACTTGTTCCTGGAATAGGAGAATTAATTGGGGGAAGCCAAAGAGAGGTTAGATATGATAAACTCTTATCAAGAGCTCTTGAAATTGGAATAAGTCAAGATGAATTGCAATGATATCTTGATTTACGTCGTTTTGGTGACTCAGGATCAAGTGGTTTTGGTATTGGTTTTGAAAGATTGGTTATGTATGTAACTGGTGTTGATAATATAAGAGATGTAATACCTTATCCAAGAACAACTGGAAATATAAAAATGTAATGGAGTAATTTATGCAATTATCAATTATTGTTCCTAATATAAAAACTTCTATTGAACTAGAAAACACATTAGAAAATTTTAGAACTCAAAATACTCAAGATTTTGAATTAATTCTTGTTATAACTAATATTAATAAAACAATGTATTCTTTACTTGAAGAAGGATTAAAATTTTTTGGTTCTAGATTAAAATTTATTTTAAACAGCAATAGAAAAAGTATTCAAAATAATATTGTTAGTGGTTTCCACTTAGTTAAAGGCAAATACGTAACAATTATATATACTGATAATAAGTTGAAAGATCATTATGTTGAAGATCTTGTTAATCTTTCATCTAAATATGATACTGATGTAATTGAGTACAGACCAAGATTAATTAATACAATTCGTTGAAAACCAGAACCTAGAATTAAGCCTTTACATGTATATAACATATTAAATGAACCAGAATATGTAGCTTATGCTTATCCTTTCATATTTAATAAAATTTTTAAAAATTCACTCATTCAACAATTTATTAAATTTAAACAAAAAGAATTAAATGATACTAAATTTGCTGTAGAACTAACTTATATGTTGTTATTAAAATCAACTAGTTATGTTTATGAAAACATAAGAATAATAAAAGAAAATATTTCTTCTTCTTTATGATTGACACCTAAAAATTTTATTTATCAGTTTAATGAAATAATTAATTATGTAGAAATTAATAATATTAAACTTTCCCATGAAATAAATTATGCTAATTTATACTTTTTACAATTGTTTTTAGCTGGTTTACTCAAAACATGAAGAAGAAGATTTTCGTTAAATGTTTTTAAAGACATAACAAATTACAATGAAAAAAGATCTACAAAATTTACAGAAGACTTATATAAATATTTAGAAAAATTTCATAAAGATAATTTATTGTTTTTTACAACAAATATTTATATGTTAAAAAATAATTCTGAAACAAAATCATTGAAAAAATTACCTCCAATTAATAAATGGAATGATATTTTAGGTGAGCTATAATGCTTCATAAAAATGTTTCATTTTGAAGAAGATTATTTCAAAGATTTATTGATATATTTTTGTTTTTCGCATTAATTTTTATATCATTCTATTTTATAGTTATTTTTAATCAAAAAAAAGGATTAAAAATTTCTTCTTATTATTCTTTTTTAATAGTATCTTTATTTATTTCTCTTTTTTATTTCCTTTTTATACCTTTATTTTATAAATTAAAAACAATAGGTATGCTAATCACAAATGTTCAATTTATTTTGAATAACAAAACAAAAAATAAAATAAAATACTTGTTTTTTATAAAAAGATTAATTTTTACTTTATTTATTTCGATTTTTATTATTTTAATTTTTTTATTTTTTATTTATCCAAGCGATTTACCTACTTTTTTAACTTTTTTATCTAAAAGAAGTAATACTAAATTTAAGTTTTTGCTTGTTGAAAAATTAATATCTATAACTATGTCGATTTTAGCTTTTTTATTTTTTGCTGATGTTTTATTTTTAGCTGTAAACAAAAAGAAAATCAGTATTTTTGACTATCTTACTCAATCTAGATTGGTTTATATTAAACATTTTAATATAAGTAAAACTAAAAAGACTGTTTTATTGCCATTTAAGTCAAAAAACGTTAATTTTATAATTAATGAATAATTAAGGAGTAGAATATGCAAACTAATACCAATATTAATAGAGAAGATTTAATAATTGAAGGATTAAATGATGATCAAAAAGAAGCTTTGTATCATTTTGATTCTCCTTTGAGAATAATAGCTGGTGCTGGGAGTGGTAAAACAAGAGTTTTAACACGTAAAATAGCTTATTTAATAAATGTTTTAGGTATTTCACCTGAAGATATTTTAGCTGTTACTTTTACAAACAAAGCTGCAAATGAAATGGCTGATCGTGTTAAACAATACACTAATAATAAATTAACAAAAGGAAATGTTGATATTGCAACATTTCATTCCTTATGCGCTAAAATACTAAGAATTGAATCTTCAAATATTGGATTAAAAAATGATTTTCAAATAATTGATGACATTGATAAAAAATCAATTTTAAAAAACATTTATAAAAGGTTAGATATCGAAACAAATGATTTAACATTTAAAAACTTAATAAGAATTTTTTCTTGAGCTAAAAATAAACACTATACTAATGATGAAATTAGAAAATATATAAATACTGAATTTGATTATGAATATGGAGATGTTGAAACTATCATAAATGTTTTTAGTGAATACACTTCTTACTTGATTGAAAGAGCAAGTTTAGATTTTGATGATTTAATAATAAAGGTTAATGAATTATTTAATAAAAATCATGAAATTGCTAAAAAATGATCAGCAAAATATTCTTATATTCTTGTGGATGAATTTCAAGATACATCTTTAGTTCAATATGAAGTTATTAAAGTTTTAGCAAGTGGAGATGCCCAATTAACAATAGTGGGAGATCCTGATCAAACAATTTATAGATGAAGAAACGCAGATGTAAATTTAATTTTAAATTTTGAAAAAGACTTTCCTAAAACAAAAACAATTATTTTAAATAAAAATTATCGTTCAACAAAGAAAATTCTAGAAGCAGCTAATTCATTAATAAAACATAATTTAAAACGTTTTAATAAGGATTTAATAACTGATAAAGAAGAAGGAACTGAAATAGAATTTTCTCATGCTTTTAGCCCTGAAGCAGAAGTAAGATGAGTTGTTCAAAAAATAAATGAATTGAAGAAACAAAAAATCCAACTTAAAAATATAGCTATTTTTTATCGTTCAAATAGCTATGCTAAAAATTTTGAAGAACAATTAATAAATGAAAATATTAGTTACAAAATTTTTGGAGGAGAAAAATTTTACCAAAGAAAGGAAATTAAAGATGCTTTGGCATTTTTAAGGGTCATATATGATGGTAATGATTTACCACTTTTAAGAATTATAAATATTCCTCCTAAAAAAATTGGTGAAAAAACTATTTTGAAATTACAAGATATGGCAAAAGAAAAAAAATTATCTATTTTTAATACTCTTGTAAAACATTATAAAGAAATAGATGCACCATTAAATACCGTTAATTCTATAATTATGTTTTTAAACTATGTCTTAAAATATAGAAAAGCTTTATCTTCTAACCCAATACATGTTGTTTTACATAAGTTTTTACAAGAAGTAGGATATTATAATTACATATCACAAGATGTTGGTTTAAAAGGCACAGGCGAAGAGAATATAAAAATCTTAATTAATGGAATAGAAGAGTGGGAAAAAAATAATCCAGATAAAACAATAAAAGAATATTTTGATTATATCTCTTTATTGTCAGCTTATGATGCTACAGATGAATCATTAAGTTATGTTTCACTTATGACTGTTCATTCAGCTAAAGGGCTAGAATTCGATAATGTTTTTCTAGTTGGTATGAGTGAAAATATATTTCCTCATTATAAATCAGTAAATAATCCTGAGGCAATTGAAGAAGAAAGAAGATTGGCCTATGTAGCTATAACAAGGGCTAAAAATAAACTTTTTGTTTCCGATTCAAGAGGAGTTCATTTACACAATAACAACGAGAAAGTTCCATCAAGATTTTTAAAAGAAATGGGAATTGATACAAATGATTTTATATTGCAGGTCCATGATGCAAGTGTGATAGATATCCAAAATGGAGTTGAGAAAAAATCACGTGAAAAAAATAAAAATATTTTAAGAGGCGATATTATTAGTCATACATTTTTTGGAGAAGGCGAAGTTATAGAAGTTTTAGGAGATACTATTCATGTTCATTTTAAAACTTATGGACTAAAATCACTAGCTAAAAATCATGAATCAATTAGACTTTTAAAAGAGAAATAGGTTTTTATGGTTACATTATTGTCTTATATAGTTTTATCATTTTTAATAATATTTTTAATTTCTATTATTGGTCTTACTATTTATTTTTCAAATATAAAAATATCAAATATAAATAATTTCAACACGAATGGTATTTTTGTTTTTAAGATAAATTATCAAGATAAAACTGTAATGAGGGTTTCAAAAAATAATATAAGTGGTACTTTAAATTTTGATTCAAAAACAAATGGAATTATGACGAATAAAACTATTTCATTGAAAGAGTTCCTGAATTTTTTTGATAATAATTTTAAAGATAAAATAATTACTTATTTAGAAAAGAATAATTATAAAAATTCTTTCGAATTTTCTATGAATCTAAACTCTAAATCATTTAAAAATCAAGAGTTTTATGATTTATATGAAAAGCTTGAAACAAATTCCAAAAACGGTTTGTTAAAAATTAAGTTTTATCCTTCTTTAGAAGAAAAGAGATATTATTGTATTATAAGTTGAGATATTTCTCCTATATATGCTATTCCTAGAAAAATTAATTATATTACTGAAAAAGATAATTTTGTTCATGTTACTAGTGAATATAATGTTTGTTTTTCTTTATCATTGAATAGTTATTATTATAAAAATAAACTTGAAGAAGTTGACTATGATAGAATTATTATTTCTTTAGGATTAAAAAATAGCACTTCTTATATATTTTTAAACGATGGTATATTATATGTTTTTATACCAACAAAAAGCTTTAATAAATTAC from Mycoplasmopsis maculosa includes the following:
- a CDS encoding PQ-loop domain-containing transporter, whose product is MHIVSLIFGIISSIIMISISIPQIITTWKTKKVGGISYATFLIYFLGGFLFVVDFLLFNSTGTLNLLDPEKPTDLIITIIANLAFVFLMAITISGFFIFDKNLKLWFKVFFGILIWIATTFVIVFTIVTYAGYTKSIQLAPDNVVLTILTIIAGLCTALPFSVQIYKTIKAKSVQGLSFLMLWIGLFLNATIMVYLATSIPVGAPTWISAIVLQSIGMAIYTIMIILYFRYGFSKKEKNNTKVQA
- a CDS encoding glycosyltransferase; the encoded protein is MQLSIIVPNIKTSIELENTLENFRTQNTQDFELILVITNINKTMYSLLEEGLKFFGSRLKFILNSNRKSIQNNIVSGFHLVKGKYVTIIYTDNKLKDHYVEDLVNLSSKYDTDVIEYRPRLINTIRWKPEPRIKPLHVYNILNEPEYVAYAYPFIFNKIFKNSLIQQFIKFKQKELNDTKFAVELTYMLLLKSTSYVYENIRIIKENISSSLWLTPKNFIYQFNEIINYVEINNIKLSHEINYANLYFLQLFLAGLLKTWRRRFSLNVFKDITNYNEKRSTKFTEDLYKYLEKFHKDNLLFFTTNIYMLKNNSETKSLKKLPPINKWNDILGEL
- a CDS encoding ATP-dependent helicase, with translation MQTNTNINREDLIIEGLNDDQKEALYHFDSPLRIIAGAGSGKTRVLTRKIAYLINVLGISPEDILAVTFTNKAANEMADRVKQYTNNKLTKGNVDIATFHSLCAKILRIESSNIGLKNDFQIIDDIDKKSILKNIYKRLDIETNDLTFKNLIRIFSWAKNKHYTNDEIRKYINTEFDYEYGDVETIINVFSEYTSYLIERASLDFDDLIIKVNELFNKNHEIAKKWSAKYSYILVDEFQDTSLVQYEVIKVLASGDAQLTIVGDPDQTIYRWRNADVNLILNFEKDFPKTKTIILNKNYRSTKKILEAANSLIKHNLKRFNKDLITDKEEGTEIEFSHAFSPEAEVRWVVQKINELKKQKIQLKNIAIFYRSNSYAKNFEEQLINENISYKIFGGEKFYQRKEIKDALAFLRVIYDGNDLPLLRIINIPPKKIGEKTILKLQDMAKEKKLSIFNTLVKHYKEIDAPLNTVNSIIMFLNYVLKYRKALSSNPIHVVLHKFLQEVGYYNYISQDVGLKGTGEENIKILINGIEEWEKNNPDKTIKEYFDYISLLSAYDATDESLSYVSLMTVHSAKGLEFDNVFLVGMSENIFPHYKSVNNPEAIEEERRLAYVAITRAKNKLFVSDSRGVHLHNNNEKVPSRFLKEMGIDTNDFILQVHDASVIDIQNGVEKKSREKNKNILRGDIISHTFFGEGEVIEVLGDTIHVHFKTYGLKSLAKNHESIRLLKEK
- a CDS encoding GIY-YIG nuclease family protein produces the protein MKEKIIEKIKEVPSSPGIYLWKDKDGNVIYVGKAKNLKSRMSQYFEGSINSYKTHKLVSIISDFDIFLCKTNKEALLLEKKYIEKYNPEYNILLLDDKKYPYLKVELKNTSLSISLNRKISKESKSSNIFYYGPFPAGYGGGIILKLLQREAFFENGFPIKNNDHTFWLNKFNEIKNILSFKDSNYLNTLKEKMTKAAENLQFEIALDIKNSLTYLKKLKEDQIIELSNNSNIDVFVHKIVQDKIFITILFYRFGILINKENLTIPLHINEEEALRYFFEWYYSNKIKPDYFVVNEILQTVKIQLDDNYNFVFPKIGVNKKILDLAYLNLDNYINREFLNYQKDLEIDKKNIDYLSEITTKKPLKNIVLFDNSNLNNSNPVGVAITYTNGIKNKSLYKKFNLEINNSRQSDVEYMRQSSMRFFSKDNLKINYDLVIVDGGLAQINEVEKVLNDYKIDIPVIGFVKNDKHKTKNIIGINKEIIDIKNKDFYNYVSEMQIEVDRFAKSHLRKRHKITSLDGNLLKIKGLGKKYEEKLLYHFKNYANIYDASIEELSKIVPKKLAIEIKNQVKNN
- a CDS encoding dUTP diphosphatase, which codes for MNFRDIFNMQKELDEKISSRNDIDASNSNIKPRDFQIMQILASLVETAEFANEVQSFKYWKAKKNIDHDKILEEFADILHFMGSFAYKYDVDPNIEPLILSDNVNYQICLLFQTISSMINNINKYVIGEILAMTLGIAKLLGYSEEEIIKWYYVKNKKNHDRVRERY
- a CDS encoding thioredoxin, which codes for MDKITWEDALNNIQNKKNKNKVFFIFFTLPNFSNVEVMKKVIIQLSNDFIDNKNVIFYEIDANEAKLYLTLESRFKVFQIPCYTVIKNDFIFYNGYNFYPKEILKDWILELLD
- the asnS gene encoding asparagine--tRNA ligase is translated as MNASIKEILEKELQFSNKKVLIRGWVTSNRGNKKIRFISINDGSTIESLQITLKGEKFDFEILDQTRLGAAVEVEGEIILTPEAKQKLELLATSFKVLKNVDLDYPIQRQEINTETLREIPHLRHRTNLFRAIMLIRSTLALEIHNYFSKKGFLYFNAPIITSNDGEGAGETFFVNDGNKEKPFFGTNKATLGVTGQLHAESYAIGFNKVYTFAPTFRAEHSNTKKHAAEFWMVEPEVAFYELKDVITLADDLLKNVIKNTIQKHEAEFKFLTENIDKNLLNKLENFVNKKLTIMDYQEALVELEKVKNIFENKDIKFGLDFGTEHERYLAEKVVNGPVAITNFPKEFKAFYMHQNEDNKTVAAFDLLVPGIGELIGGSQREVRYDKLLSRALEIGISQDELQWYLDLRRFGDSGSSGFGIGFERLVMYVTGVDNIRDVIPYPRTTGNIKM
- a CDS encoding RDD family protein; the protein is MLHKNVSFWRRLFQRFIDIFLFFALIFISFYFIVIFNQKKGLKISSYYSFLIVSLFISLFYFLFIPLFYKLKTIGMLITNVQFILNNKTKNKIKYLFFIKRLIFTLFISIFIILIFLFFIYPSDLPTFLTFLSKRSNTKFKFLLVEKLISITMSILAFLFFADVLFLAVNKKKISIFDYLTQSRLVYIKHFNISKTKKTVLLPFKSKNVNFIINE
- a CDS encoding IS30 family transposase — protein: MNYIKINYKIRSIIDISLNVERKTISEIAKILNISRQSISNEIKINSDYWGYNSEYAEVKHRNREKWKNHFKFINKMNSYKHYSKEFKNKYNKKTFSVELTHLYIKNNFNFKIPSIKTVYNWINSNLWVIKRKNILRKQYTKGGKRDGGPAYKRLVGARWVRPFWTRPKEINERSTFGHWEIDLIVGKQKAGHSHILSFVERYSRYGILVKVDSKNPWYIALILFELIKIYNLNVKSITSDNGFEFNSLFIIGYKLKIFIYKADPYASQQRGTNENFNGYVRRFFKKKTDFNLISNNEILKVQREINNIPRKIHGYLSASEMYALCEIKEPGLNIPLNEKLYSWQNKKRESNGSRNKFWKTKK